From Scleropages formosus chromosome 9, fSclFor1.1, whole genome shotgun sequence, one genomic window encodes:
- the LOC108937046 gene encoding transmembrane protein 236-like yields the protein MGSGKNIKFALCEVLQFAGLGVPIFVVMQRFASIMWRIRHAATPPGDANTAYWLIVASSVAYVTTVALLVWVPMKYMIFKKRKFLTGRKKWRPVALAYVILSTLPCFAILIVSSEVQISNRLQYDTFAELPVSLVLFSLIFMDIIERIRHCRLTGQANQLDRDADIPSSVLTNVQPVGPVAPAAATASQVVIDRPQNGSSAGSAPGPGTGSGSRPEANGAVPGFPGRQGVQPGSQLAGQLPGQLAAQLAGQLGVNSASRSLPTYTLPRPLRFLCASDARADVFVDGFVFWFDTVEMVRAASHPGVYYSGWVFPIYIFSYLSVLRVIVMPGSPLLPTLGVALQDLPFLFVRIALIAIFGFVTPLLYLFKNLLVSLAFIYFNFMTKLRVFNTERMF from the exons ATGGGGTcgggaaaaaatataaagtttgCCCTGTGTGAGGTGCTGCAGTTTGCAGGGCTAGGGGTGCCCATCTTCGTGGTGATGCAGAGGTTTGCCTCCATCATGTGGCGGATCCGGCATGCCGCCACCCCCCCTGGGGACGCCAACACCGCCTACTGGCTGATTGTGGCCTCCTCCGTAGCCTACGTGACCACTGTAGCGCTATTGGTCTGGGTGCCCATGAAGTACATGATCTTCAAGAAGAGGAAGTTTTTAACAGGCAGGAAGAAGTG GAGACCCGTCGCACTGGCCTATGTGATCCTGTCCACACTTCCCTGCTTCGCCATTCTCATCGTGAGCTCTGAG GTGCAAATCAGCAACAGACTGCAGTATGACACCTTTGCGGAGCTCCCAGTCTCATTAGTGCTCTTCTCCCTGATCTTCATGGACATCATCGAGAGGATCCGCCACTGCCGCCTCACTGGCCAAG CGAACCAGCTGGACAGAGATGCGGACATCCCTTCTTCTGTGCTGACCAACGTGCAGCCCGTGGGACCTGTGGCACCGGCAGCTGCCACCGCGAGCCAGGTAGTCATTGACCGGCCACAGAACGGTTCAAGCGCCGGCTCAGCTCCCGGGCCTGGCACTGGCTCCGGCTCCAGACCCGAGGCCAACGGGGCCGTGCCGGGATTTCCGGGGCGTCAGGGCGTACAGCCCGGTAGTCAGTTGGCTGGACAGCTCCCCGGACAGCTGGCCGCACAGTTGGCTGGACAGTTGGGCGTCAACTCCGCCTCGAGGAGTCTCCCGACCTACACCCTCCCGCGACCCCTTCGCTTCCTGTGCGCCAGCGACGCCAGGGCCGACGTCTTCGTGGACGGCTTCGTGTTCTGGTTTGACACCGTGGAGATGGTTCGGGCAGCGAGCCACCCTGGAGTGTACTACTCAGGCTGGGTGTTCCCTATCTACATATTTAGCTATCTGTCCGTGCTCAGGGTCATCGTCATGCCTGGCAGCCCGCTGCTGCCCACGCTGGGGGTCGCCTTGCAAGACCTTCCCTTCCTCTTCGTCCGCATCGCCTTGATCGCCATCTTCGGCTTCGTCACGCCCCTGCTCTACCTGttcaagaacctgctggtgtcTCTGGCCTTCATATACTTCAACTTCATGACCAAGCTGAGGGTATTCAACACGGAGAGGATGTTTTAA